The Scomber scombrus chromosome 5, fScoSco1.1, whole genome shotgun sequence genome window below encodes:
- the klc3 gene encoding kinesin light chain 3 has product MLSAEEILCSTQQVIAGLEALKGENRSLLETLQEATESQPASESVSVEQEKSGIIRQSLERIELGLSEAQVMMALSAHLGSLEAEKQKLRAQVRRLCQENQWLRDELARAQQQLQDREQEVVTLEEQNRHLQFMSSIRKYDQEEPLLEDKETSSTKESLDDLFPAEDEEQSQMSQPHHSSAAAAAQQGGYEIPARLRTLHNLVIQYASQGRYEVAVPLCKQALEDLEKSSGHTHPDVATMLNILALVYRDQNKYKEAANLLNDALAIREKTLGMDHPAVAATLNNLAVLYGKRGKYKEAEPLCKRALEIREKVLGTDHPDVAKQLNNLALLCQNQGKYQEVEQYYERALHIYQSKLGPDDANVAKTKNNLASCYLKQGKYRQAEALYKEILTRAHEKEFGSVEGDGRPSWSGGEDGGSRADGLGNLKRSGSFTKLRESIRRSSEKLIRKLKVAAMEETTPRNAGMKRANSLNVLNVGAGESQDGSQLSQLTDRRSLSCSTQNLTRRGSLGGTITHTP; this is encoded by the exons ATGTTGTCGGCAGAGGAGATTCTATGCAGCACGCAGCAGGTAATCGCGGGGCTGGAGGCTTTGAAAGGAGAGAACCGCAGTCTGCTGGAGACGCTGCAGGAAGCCACGGAGAGCCAGCCGGCGTCGGAGAGTGTCAGCGTGGAGCAGGAGAAGAGCGGCATCATCCGCCAATCACTGGAGAGGATAGAGCTGGGGCTGAGTGAGGCACAG GTGATGATGGCGTTGTCGGCTCACCTGGGTTCACTGGAGGCAGAGAAACAGAAGCTGCGAGCTCAG gtgCGTCGTCTCTGTCAGGAGAACCAGTGGTTGAGGGACGAGCTTGCCCGGgctcagcagcagctgcaggacagGGAGCAGGAGGTGGTCACCCTGGAGGAGCAGAACAGACACCTGCAGTTCATGTCCTCCATACGCAAATACGACCAGGAGGAGCCGCTGCTG GAAGACAAAGAGACGTCTTCCACCAAGGAGTCTCTGGACGACCTCTTTCCTGCCGAGGACGAGGAGCAGTCACAGA TGTCGCAGCCTCATCACAGCAGCGCAGCAGCCGCAGCCCAGCAGGGAGGCTACGAGATCCCCGCCCGCCTTCGAACGCTCCACAACCTGGTCATCCAGTACGCATCCCAGGGCCGATACGAGGTCGCCGTACCGCTCTGCAAACAG GCCTTGGAAGACCTGGAGAAGTCCTCAGGTCACACCCACCCAGATGTAGCCACCATGTTGAATATACTGGCGCTGGTGTACAG AGAccagaataaatataaagaagCGGCCAACCTGCTGAACGACGCGCTGGCCATCAGGGAGAAAACTCTGGGCATGGACCATCCAGCT gTGGCAGCAACACTCAATAACCTGGCAGTGCTTTATGGGAAAAGGGGAAAATACAAGGAAGCAGAGCCGCTGTGTAAAAGAGCTCTGGAGATCAGAGAGAag GTTTTGGGTACAGACCATCCAGATGTGGCCAAGCAGCTGAACAACCTGGCTCTGCTGTGTCAGAATCAGGGGAAATACCAGGAGGTGGAGCAGTACTACGAACGCGCTCTGCACATCTACCAGAGCAAACTGGGACCAGATGACGCCAACGTGGCCAAGACCAAGAATAACCTG gCTTCCTGTTATCTGAAGCAGGGAAAATACAGACAAGCCGAAGCCCTTTACAAAGAGATCCTTACAAGAGCGCATGAAAAGGAGTTTGGATCTGTAGAAG GTGACGGTCGTCCCAGCTGGTCCGGCGGCGAGGACGGCGGCTCCAGAGCAGACGGACTCGGCAACCTGAAGCGCAGCGGCTCCTTCACCAAACTCAGAGAGTCGATACGACGAAGCAGCGAGAAACTCATCCGCAAGCTGAAAGTCGCAGCCATGGAGGAGACAACCCCGAGGAATGCCGG GATGAAAAGGGCAAACTCTCTGAATGTGTTGAATGTCGGAGCTGGAGAATCTCAGGACGGATCTCAG TTGAGTCAATTGACAGATCGTCGATCCCTGAGCTGCAGCACGCAGAACCTGACGAGACGGGGGTCACTCGGTGGGaccataacacacacaccttaa
- the ercc2 gene encoding general transcription and DNA repair factor IIH helicase subunit XPD yields the protein MKINIEGLLVYFPYDYIYPEQYSYMLELKRTLDAKGHGVLEMPSGTGKTISLLSLIIAYQKTYPLEVTKLIYCSRTVPEIEKVVEELRKLMEFYSKETGKSNNFLALALSSRKNLCIHPEVSSLRFGKEVDGKCHSLTASYIRAQRHSNPDQPMCSFYEEFDAVGRQVPLPAGIYNLDDLKDFGRRKGWCPYYLARYSILHANIVVYSYHYLLDPKIADLVSKELAKSSVVVFDEAHNIDNVCIDSMSVNITRRTLDRCQNNVDTLQTTIQQIKETDAAKLKQEYRRLVEGLKEANVARETDVYLANPVLPDEILREAVPGTIRTAEHFVGFLRRFLEYLKARLRVQHVVQESTPQFLKDIFDKVCIDRKPLRFCAERLQSLLRTLEIADIADFSAVTLISNFATLVSTYSQGFTIIIEPFDDRTPTIANPVLHFSCMDPSIAIKPVFQRFQSVVITSGTLSPLDIYPRILDFRPVTMASFTMTLARTCLCPLIVGRGNDQVALSSKFETREDFAVIRNYGNLLLEMSAIVPDGIVAFFTSYVYMENIVASWYEQGILENIQRNKLIFIETPDAAETSMALEKYQEACENGRGAILLSVARGKVSEGIDFVHHFGRAVIMFGVPYVYTQSRILKARLEYLRDQFQIRENDFLTFDAMRHAAQCVGRAIRGKTDYGLMVFADKRYARADKRGKLPRWIQEHISDGSLNLTVDEAVQLSKHFLRQMAQPFRQEDQLGLSLLTLEQLESEEVLKKISQIAHQT from the exons atgaa GATCAATATCGAGGGTCTGCTGGTGTATTTTCCATATGATTACATCTATCCTGAGCAGTACTCCTACATGCTGGAGCTGAAGAGGACGCTGGATGCGAAG GGTCATGGAGTCCTGGAGATGCCTTCAGGAACAGGGAAGACCATCTCCCTGCTGTCTCTCATCATTGCCTATCAAAAG acctATCCTTTGGAAGTGACCAAGCTGATATACTGCTCCAGAACAGTTCCAGAGATTGAGAAG GTCGTGGAAGAGCTCAGGAAGCTGATGGAGTTTTATTCCAAGGAAACCGGAAAGAGCAACAACTTCCTGGCTCTGGCTCTTTCCTCCAGGAAAAACCTCTGCATCCACCCCGAG GTGAGCTCTCTGCGCTTCGGTAAGGAGGTCGATGGAAAGTGTCACAGTCTGACAGCGTCGTATATTCGTGCACAACGCCACAGCAACCCCGACCAGCCTATGTGTAGCTTCTACGAG GAGTTTGATGCAGTCGGCCGGCAGGTGCCCCTTCCTGCTGGCATCTACAACCTTGATGACCTGAAGGACTTTGGCAGGAGGAAAGGCTGGTGTCCTTATTATCTGGCACGCTACTCG ATCCTGCATGCAAACATCGTGGTGTACAGCTACCACTACCTGCTGGACCCCAAAATAGCTGACCTGGTGTCCAAGGAGCTGGCCAAGAGCTCTGTGGTGGTGTTTGACGAGGCTCACAATATAG ACAACGTGTGTATCGACTCCATGAGCGTGAACATCACCAGACGAACGCTCGACCGATGCCAGAATAACGTGGACACGCTTCAGACAACCATACAACA GATAAAGGAGACAGATGCTGCTAAACTGAAGCAGGAGTACAGGCGATTGGTGGAAGGTTTGAAGGAAGCTAACGTTGCCAGAGAAACAGACGTCTACCTCGCAAATCCAGTGCTGCCAGATGAAATTCTTCGAG AGGCCGTGCCCGGCACCATTCGCACAGCGGAGCACTTCGTTGGTTTCTTGAGGCGTTTCCTGGAGTATCTGAAGGCCCGTCTGAGAGTCCAGCATGTGGTGCAGGAGAGCACCCCACAGTTCCTCAAAGACATCTTCGACAAAGTCTGCATCGACCGCAAACCTCTCAG GTTTTGTGCAGAGCGGTTGCAGTCGTTACTACGAACTCTGGAGATCGCCGACATCGCAGACTTCTCGGCTGTTACTCTCATCTCTAACTTTGCTACCCTGGTCAGCACCTACAGCCAAG GTTTTACTATAATCATCGAGCCATTTGACGACAGAACTCCAACTATTGCCAACCCCGTGCTGCACTTCAG CTGCATGGATCCGTCTATAGCCATCAAACCTGTTTTTCAAAGATTTCAGTCGGTCGTCATCACCTCGGGG ACTCTCTCCCCGCTGGACATCTATCCCCGGATCCTGGACTTCCGCCCTGTTACCATGGCGTCTTTCACCATGACGCTGGCACGGACCTGCCTCTGTCCTCTG ATTGTCGGCAGAGGAAACGACCAGGTGGCCCTCAGCTCAAAGTTTGAGACCAGAGAGGACTTTG CTGTGATTCGTAACTATGGCAACCTGCTTCTGGAGATGTCGGCCATTGTTCCTGATGGCATTGTGGCATTTTTCACCAGCTACGTTTACATGGAGAACATAGTTGCGTCTTGGTATGAACAG ggTATCCTGGAGAATATCCAGAGAAACAAGCTGATCTTCATCGAGACTCCGGATGCTGCAGAAACCAGCATGGCCCTGGAGAAATATCAGGAG GCATGTGAGAACGGCAGAGGAGCCATCCTCCTGTCTGTGGCCAGAGGGAAGGTGTCTGAGGGAATAGATTTCG tGCACCACTTTGGCCGAGCGGTCATCATGTTCGGAGTGCCCTACGTTTACACACAGAGCCGCATCCTAAAG GCTCGTCTGGAGTACCTTCGGGATCAGTTCCAGATCAGAGAGAATGACTTCCTCACATTTGATGCTATGCGTCATGCAGCCCAGTGTGTGGGCAGAGCCATCAGAGGCAAGACGGACTACGGACTGATGGTTTTTGCTGACAag CGTTATGCTCGAGCAGACAAACGTGGGAAGCTTCCCCGCTGGATCCAGGAGCACATCAGCGACGGCAGTCTGAACCTCACTGTGGACGAGGCGGTGCAGCTCTCCAAGCACTTCCTGCGTCAGATGGCTCAGCCGTTCAGACAG gagGACCAGTTGGGTCTGTCTCTGCTGACTCTCGAGCAGCTGGAGTCGGAGGAAGTGCTGAAGAAAATCAGTCAGATCGCTCATCAGACCTGA
- the zgc:154093 gene encoding cdc42 effector protein 3, producing the protein MPAKTPIYLKTTTPKKGKKLKLRDVLSGDMISPPLGDVRHSAHVGPEGEGDMFGDVGFLQGKMDMLPSLSRVQNGHSRSHSVERRLDDGIPEKQDSHSYAYNGYHYQSSSTGLLKTTISMPVFISHEQAPPKPPRLHLDDPSPSQHNNFHHHQQPTETSYGQTQSNGYSHTDSTHIQQHPTLSLCGNRVVGRLASEPCRDISISPGIHRLVPSSSSFSEASSEDSMSETCVPLDAHRGLSLDSDAGLSNEDLRSERSESPCAPFHLSGLTASSNVSRSESMAGLDLDLGPSILEDVLSIMDRYKSVDDRCEL; encoded by the coding sequence ATGCCAGCAAAGACGCCCATTTACTTAAAAACTACAACACCCAAGAAGGGGAAGAAGCTGAAGCTCCGCGACGTCCTCTCAGGTGACATGATCAGCCCGCCGCTGGGTGATGTACGTCACAGCGCCCATGTGGGGCCTGAAGGGGAGGGTGACATGTTTGGAGATGTGGGTTTCCTCCAGGGCAAGATGGACATGCTGCCGTCCCTGAGCCGGGTGCAGAACGGGCACTCACGCTCGCACAGCGTGGAGAGACGCCTGGATGACGGCATCCCCGAGAAGCAGGACTCACACAGCTACGCCTACAATGGTTACCACTATCAGAGTTCCTCCACAGGTCTGCTCAAGACCACCATCTCCATGCCTGTGTTCATCTCCCACGAACAGGCTCCACCCAAACCGCCACGCCTCCACCTGGACGACCCCTCGCCTTCCCAGCATAACAATTTCCACCACCATCAGCAGCCAACAGAGACCAGCTACGGCCAGACGCAGAGCAACGGctacagtcacacagacagcaCCCACATCCAGCAGCACCCCACCCTGTCGCTCTGTGGGAACAGAGTGGTGGGCCGTTTGGCATCAGAGCCCTGCCGTGACATCTCCATCTCCCCGGGCATCCACAGGCTTGTCCCCTCTTCTAGCTCCTTCTCAGAGGCCTCTTCTGAAGACTCCATGTCAGAGACCTGCGTGCCCCTTGATGCTCACCGGGGCCTCAGCCTCGACTCCGATGCCGGCCTGAGCAACGAGGATCTGAGGAGCGAGCGCAGTGAGTCGCCCTGcgctcccttccatctttccggTCTCACAGCCTCATCCAATGTGTCACGCTCAGAGTCGATGGCGGGATTGGACCTGGATCTGGGGCCCTCGATCCTGGAGGATGTCCTGAGCATCATGGACCGCTACAAGAGTGTGGACGACCGCTGTGAGCTGTGA